A single region of the Amphiura filiformis chromosome 7, Afil_fr2py, whole genome shotgun sequence genome encodes:
- the LOC140156595 gene encoding leucine-rich repeat-containing protein 47-like, which yields MAAPVWEEVSQALAENRRELVLTGKEIANKIQKHGVDNRLYTLNLLNFLEISAVELSEVSNDIGNLEHLVNLVLRSNKLTSLPDSICQLKALRFLDLSRNQLKQLPNEIGDLVELHTVDLSGNELEAIPESVNKLNHLTLCNISSNNLSTIDSLLSADLVHLSEIIASGNQIDHLSSDVSNLHILKKIDLASNKIQELPASLAECHKLRDLDFKSNPIKDRRLAKLIQQGKGHKAILDYVHSHGVKPESSEKGQPQKKDKKKGGRKKKASESAGDTGDDLAAMIRVLSVRADDCADNVEVLASKAVASVRPYIVCCIVKDVDLAQGNMFKRFITAQTKLHDGPLCAKRTKATIATHDLCLIQSPLKYDARPPQQIEILPLGRKQHVTAEYLVARLHKEAEDLRKQMKRSTVSGIHKYLDLLSGHETYPCLLDKEGQVISFPPITNSDISKISKSTTNIFIEVTSSTDLGTCKKVMDTLMEKMVELSMSKTPTNQDGEDEEAATNQDEAGVSVSRPLIVQQVRVLDEDGGLKVVYPSRTDLDIQGIKVAR from the exons atggccgcgcCCGTGTGGGAAGAAGTTTCACAAGCTCTGGCAGAAAATCGAAGGGAATTGGTCCTTACAGGCAAGGAAATCGCTAATAAGATCCAAAAACATGGAGTAGATAATCGTCTGTACACCTTGAATTTACTCAATTTTCTTGAAATATCCGCTGTAGAGCTATCCGAAGTCTCGAATGACATTGGAAATCTCGAACATTTGGTCAATTTGGTTTTGCGTTCCAATAAGCTTACTTCACTGCCGGATTCAATCTGTCAATTAAAGGCACTGCGTTTTCTTGATTTATCAAGAAATCAACTAAAGCAGCTTCCAAATGAAATTGGCGATCTCGTTGAGCTTCACACAGTGGACCTAAGTGGGAACGAACTGGAAGCGATTCCAGAAAGCGTAAACAAACTCAACCATTTGACCCTATGTAATATTTCTAGTAACAATCTCTCTACTATAGACAGTTTACTATCCGCTGATTTGGTACACTTGTCTGAGATCATTGCATCTGGAAATCAGATTGATCACCTCAGCTCAGACGTGTCAAATCttcacattttaaagaaaatcgaTCTGGCATCAAATAAGATCCAGGAGCTGCCAGCAAGTCTTGCAGAGTGCCACAAGCTTCGTGATTTGGACTTCAAAAGCAATCCTATCAAAGACCGTCGCCTCGCTAAGCTAATTCAGCAGGGAAAAGGACACAAGGCAATTTTGGACTATGTTCATTCACACGGAGTCAAGCCTGAATCAAGTGAGAAGGGACAGCCACAGAAGAAAGATAAGAAGAAAGGAGGCAGGAAGAAGAAAGCGTCAGAGAGTGCGGGGGACACTGGAGATGACTTAGCTGCGATGATCCGTGTGCTGAGTGTAAGAGCTGATGACTGTGCTGATAATGTGGAAGTGCTAGCCTCCAAAGCAGTTGCTAGTGTACGACCATATATTGTATGTTGTATCGTGAAAGATGTTGATCTGGCACAGGGGAATATGTTCAAGAGATTCATCACTGCACAG ACAAAGCTACATGATGGACCACTCTGTGCTAAAAGGACCAAAGCAACCATTGCAACTCACGATTTGTGCCTCATTCAATCACCACTGAAATATGATGCCAGACCTCCACAGCAAATTGAG ATTTTGCCTTTGGGTCGGAAGCAGCATGTCACAGCTGAATACTTGGTTGCTAGGCTGCACAAAGAAGCTGAAGATCTTCGCAAGCAAATGAAAAGAAGCACTGTCTCAGGAATTCATAA GTACCTTGACTTATTGTCTGGACATGAAACCTACCCATGCTTACTTGATAAGGAAGGACAAGTGATTTCATTCCCACCAATAACAAATTCTGATATCTCGAAG ATCTCCAAATCCACTACCAACATCTTCATTGAGGTCACTAGTTCCACAGATCTGGGCACCTGTAAGAAGGTCATGGATACCTTGATGGAGAAAATGGTAGAATTAAGCATGAGTAAAACACCGACCAATCAGGATGGAGAGGATGAGGAAGCAGCAACCAATCAGGATGAAGCAGGAGTGAGTGTTTCTAGACCTTTGATTGTGCAGCAGGTTCGTGTCCTTGATGAGGACGGAGGGTTGAAAGTGGTCTATCCATCTCGTACAGATCTTGATATTCAGGGAATAAAAGTAGCAAGATAG